In Bos taurus isolate L1 Dominette 01449 registration number 42190680 breed Hereford chromosome 17, ARS-UCD2.0, whole genome shotgun sequence, the genomic window CTTGCTACTTATCTCCCTGCTGTTTTATCTAATGGAAGTTTTTccattcagatcagttcagttcagtcactcagtcgtgtccgactctttgcgaacccatgaatcgcagcacgccaggcctccctgtccatcaccaactcccggagttcacccagactcacgtccatcaagtcagtgatgccatccagccatctcatcctctggcgtccccttctcctcctgcccccaatccctcccagcatcagggtcttttccaatgagtcaactcttctcatgaggtggccaaagtactggagtttcagcttcagcatcattccttccaaagaaatcccagggctgatctccttcagaatggactggttggacctccttgcagtccaagggactctcaagagtcttctaaaacaccacagttcaaaaccatcaattcttcggcgctcagccttcttcacagtccaactctcacatccatacatgaccacaggaaaaaccatagccttgactagacggatctttgttggcaatgtctctgcttttgaatatgctatctaggttggtcataactttccttccaaggagtaagcatcttttaatttcatggctgcagtcaccatctgcagtgattttggagcccagaaaaataaagtcagccactgtttgcactgtttccccatctatttgccatgaagtgttggaccggatgccatgatctttgttttctgaatgttgagctttaagccaacttcttcactctccactttcactttcatcaagaggcttttgagttcctcttcactttctgccataagggtggtgtcatctgcatatctgaggttattgatatttctcccagcaatcttgattccagcttgtgcttcttccagtccagcatttctcataatgtactctgcatataagttaaataagcagggtgacaatatacagccttgacgtactccttttcctatttggaaccagcctgttgttccatgtccagttctaactgttgcttcctgacctgcatacaaatttctcaagaggcagatcaggtggtctggtattcccatctctttcagaattttccacagttgattgtgatccacacagtcaaaggctttggcatagtcaataaagcagaaatagatgtttttctggaactctcttgctttttccatgatccagcggatgttggcaatttgatctctggttcctctgccttttctaaaaccagcttgaacatcaagttTTTCcattaaatgttattatttaagggaaatacaaacatatgtaatagttttcattattttagtaCTTTTTCTATCCATTTGCTGCTTTAACTTTTTCGTTCATCTTCCTTGCGATGTGGTTGGTGTCAGCGCCGTGTCTGTCCGGCGCGCAGCAGCGATGCAGTGTGCCTTCACTCCTGCAGACTCTCCCGTATGGGTTGTCACGGAGCATTTGGCGGAGCTCCCTGCGCCGCACAGCAGACGTCCATGTTGACCGCTTcacatatagcagtgtgtgtgtgttaagccCAAACTCCTAGCTTTTCTctcccctgcctgcctctccccttTGGGAACCGTGAGTCTGTTTCCTGAGTTGGTTTCTGTTTCGTGAATCAGTTGACTTGTGTCAGTTTTTGGATCCCACCTGTAAGTGGCACCTTATGATATCTGTCTAACTTCGCTTAACgtgatgatctctaggtcagTCCACGctgctgccaatggcattattatgaagcgtgtgcgtgtgtgtgtgtgtgtgtacatgtgtgtgtgtgtacatgtgtgtgtacatgtgtgtgtacatgtgtgtgtacatgtgtgtgtgtgcacaaacaCCCCACGGTGCCTCCATCCACTCCTGTCAGTGGACACTCAGCTGCTTCCATTCTTGGCTGTTTTGAGCGGTGCTGATATGAACGCTGGGCTGCGTGTACCCTCTTGAATGTTTCCTCCAGATAAGTGGGCTCGCTAGGTTGGTTGTGTGGTAACTGAAACCCCCACGCTGCTCTCCCCGGTGGCTGCACCAGTGCGCACTCCCAGCAGCAGCGCCAGGAGCCCCTCTTGTGCACACCCTCTGCAGCCTTTGCTATCTGTGGTCTTTAGGACGGCCCTTCTGACGGGTGTGAGGAGCCACCACTGCGGCTCCGACGTGCTTTTCTCTGTTGTTCCGTCTTTGTGGGAACCGCGCGCGTCAGCGAGTAATCACGGCCACGGGTCTTGCTGCTGCCGCCCAGCCTCTTGCTTCTCCTTTCGTcctctctgagccttaatttAAGGTGTGTGTCTTGGAAGCAGCATCGAGATAAAGTGTGTTTTCTGTCTAGTCTGAAACCTTCAACTCTAACGTGAGTCCACTTACGTTTCACCTACGCACTGGAATGCCTGGGTTTCAATCTTCCTTCGTTAGGCTTCTTGCTCTTCCCCCGGCCCGCTCCCTCCCTTCGTCACCTCCCTTTACACGTTTGGAAGCGACGCACCTGCTCTTTTTGTTGGGACAGATGTTTAAGGCACATTTACCCTTCATTTAGCAGAGCGTCCCTTTAGTCCACACGCGAAGCTGCTTTTGGGATGCTGCTCCGCCCGCGCCTCTGCCTTGCTCTCTTGCTCACGCATCCTGAGCACGGCGCAGCGCTCCGGAGGTGGGCTGCCCTGCCCGCCTGTGCACTCAGCCTCTTCTTTACTCAGCATCCTGCCTCCTTGAGGTCTCAAGTCGAGACCCGAGTGGGCTTTGTTTCGTTCTCTCATTTCTGTCTGAAGCACATCCCTGAATCTCCTCCAGTAATGCTTTCCGGAAGTCAAGCTGCTCGTCTGCAAATGACACGTCCCGTGGTCCGTGGTGACATTCCCGCTGCAGAGTCCCGGGAGAACGGGGTTCCCCTTCAGGGCCTTGGGGTGCCTCCCCACTGCCTCCGCCTTCTGCTGACTGACTGGGGAAGTTGCTCTGGTGAAAGGTGGCCTTCCCTTCCCTTCGGGAGGCTTCTCAGACATCCCTGcttttcttcagtgctctgcaGCCTCCGTACTGAGTGATGCGACGTGGcttccttctccttcaccctcCTCGGGTCTGCTGGTGATCAGTCTGCACTGTGTCCTCGAGTCCTGGCAACTCCGCATCTCCTCTCGAGTCTCCTTCCGGGGTCCTCAGGCACATCTGTGCTCCTGGTGTCAGATCCAGTGAGTCGCCGCTAGGTCCGGCGTCATGCAGCGTTCACTGCGCTTTCTCCTAAGAGGCGCCAGCTGCAGTCTGCGCTCAGGCCTGGCCCGAGTGCGCCACTGTGCGTGGCATCATTCCTGTCACAGGCCTGTCTCGTTTTCCCGGCACATTTGTTGGAAGGGCTCTGCCCTTTCCACGCGGAatggtcttggcacccttgttgaaaatcacgggactgtgcatgagGGTGTATTTCTGGATTGATAGGTAATTTCCTAGAGACCAGTACGGGACCCACCACACATGCACAGACGTCATGGTGCTTGGAGCCACTGACGAGTTCCGTTACTCGGGGCAGGACGGGCCCAGTGCTCCTGGCGTCTCTCTGATGGGAAGTTTGTTGGCTGCTATCTCTTCCACATGCCCTAAAGCCAGAGGACAAAAGACGTATTTGAGCTACTGTTTTCTCAAATTATTTATGTGTGAAAGTGGTTCACCAGCCACTCCCAACTAAATGGAGAGTTAGGGTCCACGGTCGGGTATTAACCTTCTTGTTATGTACAATTTCTCGTAAAGAATTAGATCTGTGACGTCTAGGCCTGCGCTCTCCCTCGTCTTTGCAACAGGCGTCCTAAGCCAGGCACGTCCTCTCTCTCTCCGTGACCCTCTGCCGTGTGTTGACAGGTTGTGGCGTTTCTCTCAGCCAAGCTGTGTGGACGGAGCCACACGCCCTCTGAACGACAACGGCTCTGGCGTGCATGTTCCGGCGCTTCTTCTGTTGGAGAGCCCAGCAGAGCTGCAGCTCCTCCCGCGCCAGCCCTGAGCTGAGCCAGGAGTGCCCCGCGATGGTGAAGATGACCAAGTCTAAAACTTTCCAAGCGTATCTGCCCAACTGCCACCGAACCTACAGCTGTGTCCACTGCAGGGCCCACCTGGCCAATCACGACGAGCTGATCTCCAAGGCAAGTGTCTGCTCACGAAATCAGGGGCCTATGAGGAGAGGAGTATGGACTCTCCCAGGTGTGCTGACCTTGAGCGTCTGTAGCCTCGTGGGCGGGCTGTGGGAAGTCGTGTGAGTGTGTGCGGCTGCGCTGTGGGCTTGGCTGTGGCACTGCCCAGTGGCGGGTCCAGGGGGCTGGTGGCTGGGTTTGCACACACACCATCCACCTGTGCAAACCGAGGCCTGGGCTGCGGGCCGCTTGGCTTCCAGGGCCAGGAGCTTGTTCCTGGGTGATAGGCAAGAACCAAAAGAAGGTTCTGATCCGTTTCGTTTCTGGTTACTTTTGAGGCCTGTCGTCCCACTTGGTCCCTTGAGCCTGGCAACTGGGGTGACAAGTCCCCGTCCAGTGCCCCCTCCAGGTCCTGTGGCCATGCAGTTGGGATTGGCCGGAGGTTGGAGACACACAGATGCCCTCTTCTGCCTCCTTGGCCGTCCTGGAATGAGTGAGCGTGCTACGAGCTTTCGTCCCAGAAAGGGGCCGCCTGGGGCCATGGTTTTCTCACAGTTCCCATGTGAGAACGGGAACCCCGTGCCCCCCACATCTGCTGGAGGCTGGCACACACTGTCCCGGGCACAGGCTCATGGGCGCTCTGCCCGGCGGCCCCTCCGCGCCTGTCCGGGTCTTCGGGGGTGCCTCCACTCTCCCAGGGCAGGGCTCCCATCACTCAGCCCTGACCGCGGCTGGCCCTCTGACACCTCTTCCTTCTCTGCAGTCCTTCCAGGGAAGTCAGGGGCGAGCCTACCTCTTCAACTCAGTGTGAGTACCAGGGCCAGGGCCGCGCCAGCTATTCTGAGAGGCCAGGGGGTGGGGTGCCCCCAGCTGGGGTCCATCTTGGTTTCCATGGAAACAGCGAACTCTGGGTGCCTCCTCGCAGCGTCCTGGGTTCTTGGGGGGGAAGCCAGAAATTGTGCCTTCTCTTCTGAGGGGCAAGGGACAGCTGGGGAGTCAGGGAGGACACCCCTGGGTCCCGGGGGCAGCCGGCGGGTGGAAAAGCGGGCTTGGCCCTGCAAGGGTGCCAGTGCCTCCTCCCCGCAGGGTGAATGTGGGCTGCGGCCCTGCGGAGGAGCGAGTCCTGCTCACCGGCCTGCACGCCGTGGCCGACATCTACTGCGAGAACTGCAAGACCACGCTCGGGTGGAAATATGTGAGTCCCCGGGGTCCGCCTGACCGTGGAGATAGCGGGCCGGAAACAGGACGGGTGCCGACCATCAAGGCGGGGCCACAGGCCAGGGGGGCAGGGAGGCTGCGCCTGCCTCGCAGGTGATCATTGGCTGGGCACGGGCAGAGGCCTGTGGACGTGACCCTGCGGTCATGCTCACAGCCGTTTCATCTGGGTgctcagcccccaccccaggaccCTCCTGGGCCCATCGTGGGAGGGCGGGGAAGTGCATGGAAGACGTGATTCCAGCACCAGTGCGCCCTggcccgccccaccccccgcTCCTTTCCACCACTTGTGACCCCGAGCCCCAGGAAGGAGGCTCCTGCTCACCATCCCTTCTGAACTGCCCTGCTGAGCCCATGCTCAGCCGCACAGCTGACACTGTAGCTCCTGCCAACGCCTGACCCCTGGCACAGCAGCCCCTCCTCGGCCCCGGGCTGCACGGCGTGGGCCATGTCTGGGAGATGTGACCCTGTCCTTCCTTTCTTCGCTGCATGTAGAAGTTGAAAAATGAAACGGATTCTATTCtgaaacctctctctctcttcaaggAGCACGCCTTTGAAAGCAGTCAGAAgtataaagaaggaaaatttaTCATCGAGCTCGCTCACATGATCAAAGACAATGGCTGGGAGTAAAGTGGACTTCCTGTTCCCCTTTGAACGTGACTGAGACGGTCAACGTCAAGGAGCTGGGGCGTGTCCGAGGGCAGGCGACCCCCCTGGCCGGCCCCCTGGGTGAGGCAGCCCCCCAAGCTGTGTCCTCTTCATGCACATGGTTGTTTCTGAAATGTTTCAATGAGCTGTTTCTAATTTCTCAAGATCCAGAGAAAGACTTGACTGATGACTTGTCCATCTAGTCCGTACCTTTTGTAAGCAATGCTTTTAAGGTAGAATTTGGCTGTGTTCTGTCGTTTTGATGGAAAACCAAACAGTGCCATGGATCCCAGGGCGGCCTTTGGAGGGCCCGCCCTGCTTGTGTCTGGAGTGAAAGAAGGGGGTCACTTCCCCCTGCCTCTTGGGCCCACGCTGGCGGTTCCGCGCGCAGACCGCCAAGGCCAGTCCTCTGCCCAGAATCTCCCTGAAGGCTGTGCGTCTCTGCACCCAGCATGCTCTCTAGCCTGTTCAAGAGCAGAAGGCGCCACGGGTAACCCTTTAATGAGCTAGAAAGAGAAATGTGTCTAATGGAACACCGTGTTCACTGAAGCCAGCAGCTTCTTTATCTAGAAGGCAGGTGAGCAAGTGGCCCACAGACACGGCCCGGGCCTGTGCACAGGCCCTGAGCGGCTGGCCGCAGAGTTTGAGCTGATCACACTGGACCGAGGGAAAGCGGacttctttttctactctgatgtacttgaagaaaaagaattatttttcctatatttgAAAGACGCCAAAACAGGATAAACTTCCAAATTAagatctgccactgttttcacgtTTTCCACAGAAGGTTCCAGATGCAAGACAGGTGTAAACTCCGGTTGTTTGGGGGCCCCAGCCTGCCCTGCTTCTGCTCGAGTTCCCATGCACTGGGCCTTTGCAGGGCTGGGCTGCATGTGGCTTCTGGCCAGTCTGCGGAGAGTGGAGGCCAAAAGGCCCTCTGGCCGGTGAGCCCGGCCTGCCCCTCGACGCGTCTAGAGGCCTTCAGCGTGCTCGCTGGGCCCTGAGACACCCAGGACCCTGGCTCCACAATCCCACGGCCACAAACTGGAGACGGGGGGCTCTCCCCTGAGCCAGAGCCCCGGCTGGTGCTCCAGGATCAGGTGAGCTTCCGATGGGCACCCTCTGACCCACAGCCTGGACCACCCCCGGGTACTGGGTCATCCACGAGGGTGCCCAGCCGGCCGCCTCCCAGCAGAGCCCCTTGAAGGTTTAGCGGGCGCCTGCCCTGAGGGCTGAGTCCAAACCCCTGAGAGCCAGCCTGAGCCGGCACCCCTCCCCAAGCCTCAGCCGGCGGCCAGACGCTTCTCCAGCAGATGCTTCTGGACGCTGAGGAGCCTCCTGCGGCTCCCGTGTCCACTGCACTCACACGTGGCCCGTGTGTTCTGGGCCGTCTCTGGGGGCGCGGCAGCCTTCTTCCCCGTGGTGCGGGACGGCTTTGAAGCTGACACCAACCAAGGCTCTCAGCCGCTTTCCTTGTGGGTCTTCTGCAAAACCCGAGCTCCtttcaaaaccaaacaaactgACCGTGAGTGGCTTCAAGGACAAATGCTCCTGAGGCCACAGCCAGACGTGTGGGTCAAGTGCTGGACGTCCCCTTTAAGTTCCTACAAGGCTAGCTATTACCCCGtgacttttatttaaattatttaagatatttttttccttgggaAGAGTGGGCGGTGACACCAGGATTATAAATGTGTTTAAGTCCACCACGTAGTGTCCTTTGCACGTTTACTTTAGAAACGTGGTTTAGCTCTGGCTGTTTTATACCTACGtgtatatataagtatacatatatagtatttttatacCTAAATGCTTACTCTTGATGACATCTGTCAGCTAACAGGAGGAATCAGAAATGGGAACTGTTTCATAAGTCCTTTACTTTACCTGATGCCTTCAGCAGGGACTTACACAATCTAAATGTTTTAACATCTAGGAAAGTACAATTGCAGCTCAGATGTAAACCCTCCCTCGTCAGAGGCTCTGGGTGGGCCGGGCCTGTCCCCTCTGTGGAGCTGTGGGTCTGCAGCCCGGGGTGGCTGGCCTTCCGTCAGGGCAGGTGGCCCCGGCCgctggatggatggacggacagACAGAAGCCCAGGCCAGCCCAAAGGCGTGCTCCCCAAGCAGGACCGCCCGTGTCCGGCCCTCCATGCTCTGTCTGCGTGAGCTTCCAAAATAAAGCTTGCAACGTTCGCTGCCTCCTGGTCAGCAGCATCGATGGTCTGGCGGTCTGGCAGGGCAGTGAGGGGCCCGCGGCGGCTTCCCTCCTCAAGAGCTGATGCGGGCGGGGTGCCCCGTTCCAGGAGCCTCAGGCGAGCGCCCCGCACACCTCCTACCCGTGACCCCGGCTCCCAAGGACTGAGTGAGCTGCCCAGCAGTTCCCAGCTGAGGAGGAGCTGGCGCCCGGTCCTGAAGACGGGGGAGGGCGGCCTGGCCACAGGCGTGGGGCTGGACAGTCCCTGTGGAGCCCAGGTCCCGCGGACAGTCACAGGCCTCAGAGGAGTCCCAGTGGGCCTCCAGCGGGGGAGGCGCCACCATGTGTGTGGACCTGTGGGCCCGGGCCCAGCAGCAGAGATGGGAAGAGCCACAGTACCTTCTGGAAGCGAGAGCTGGCTGCATTCGCTGCCATGAGGCTTCGGGTGAGGAGAGACGGGACAGAAGTGGGCACGGAGCCTGGCGGGGGGCAGCCGTGCTGACCCGGCAGCTCAGGGCTGAGAGTGGGCGAGGGCTGCAGGGAGGCTGTGGGCCTCCCAGTGAGAGCAGACGTGGTCCTGGGAGGCGGCTGTCCTGAGCGTCTGTGGTGCTTCTGGAAGCTGAGGGCCATGTTCAGGGGGAGGGCTGCAGGGGGCGACGTGGGAAGGACGGGCTCTGCGGCTCCTCAGCTGGGAGAGGACCCCCTGCGCAGGGCACCAGTCAGTGTGAGCACAAGCCCGGGTCCCAGGGTAGGGCCCCCGCTCAGCCCCGGACAAGACAGTGGGAGCCCCCTGTCCTGACAGCAGAGGGAGCAGCCCTGGGGCTGGGTAGGCCCAGTGAACCCAAGCAAGAGGAGAAAAGGTTTTTGAACGGAACGTCGAGGCTGTACCCCCCGAGTCAGAAGGTCTGGTCTGAGGTCCCAGGTGACCACTGGCTGGAGGACCACACCAAGTGGACCGGCCACCCTGAGGTGACTGGCGGGGGCACGGGGATCAGAAGACGGCCGGAAGCCCGAGATGGCAGACAGGGCCGGGCCAAGCCACCTGCCCAGGGAGGGAGCCAGGAGAGGACTCGGGCAGCAGCCAGAGCTTTATTGAAGGGCAGACAGTCGGCTCCGCGCACCCAGCCCCGAGTCCCTACCGGATCCAGCACAGCGGCCGGCTGCTACCACGAGCTGAAATCCCCAAAGCCGCGGCTGGGCTTCTTCTTGGCCACAGGGACAGCTGCGCTGGTGGACGGCTCCTCCTCTGCTACCCGCTTCCTGGGGGGCACAGTGAACACGAGCTGCCATGTGCCCACGGGCCCCCAGCGAGGAGCCCCTGCACGTCACAGGGCCGCATGGGTCCCGactccccagctccctcccagTTGACAGTGCAGTCCTGGAGCCTCCGTCTGACCCCCACTGACAGGCTCTGACCCCAGGACGCGGGGCGTGGGCACTGGGGAAACTCACGTGACTGCCGGGCTGATGTACTTGCCCACCCCCTGGCGGTACGTCTGGGGGCCCTGGCTCCCCTGCGGGGACTGGCTACTCTTGGCCGTGCTCTCAGGGGCCGCTGCCTCCAGCTGCGTCTTCCTGCGCTCCTCGGCGATCTGTGGGGGCCGGGCGGAGGCGGGCTCGAGTGCTGGCCCAGGCGGGGCTCCGGGGACAGAACAGGGCCGGCCGCGGGCACAGCCGTCCCCCCAGGCCTCTCCTCACCTGAGCATCGGCCTCTTCGTAGGGGTCCACGAACACGATGGTAGAATCAATCCGGATCTCCTCCTGGCGGGGAGGTGGGCATGAGCAGGCCCCCCACCTGCCGCCGCCCACCCAGCTCCAAGCCCAAGGGGAGGGCCCTCTGCTCTGAGGCACATACCTTAGGGCGGTCAGTTTTGGGGTCACTCTCCACGTTCTCCATGGCCGTCAGTGTGTCAAAGCCCCCAACAACCCTGCAGCAGGGCAACGGGGCACCTGAGAACGTGCCCGGCACGAGCACCCCTGAACGCGAGGCACCCCTGCAGACTGGGGCACAGACTGTGAGCAGGTGGGCCGGCTGCCAGCACAGACTGACAggacccaaccacacacacgtcTGCAGAGGACTCGGCGCTAAGGGTGAACACCGAGTCCTGGACAAAAGGTGGAGAGACAGGACATGGCCCAGCTTTGAGCTTTGGGACTGCAAAGGGAGAGCCTGCGGGGGGCAGGTCTTGGGTCTAAGGGTCACCCCTGCAACCTGCGCACAGACCGGACAAGGGGGCACAGGCCTGGCCTGGGGGAGGCGgccacccacccccaacacagACCCTGTCCAGAGCCTTACCGCCCGAAGATGGTGTGCTTCTTGTCCAGGTAAGCGCAGGAGCGGAAGGTGATGAAGCTGGGGAAGGACGGGGTGGTCAGGGAGAGCCCATGCCTCCCTACCCGCCTGCCTCAGTGCCCCCAGGCCAAGCTCCCACATGGGCCAGTGCACTGTCCACAGTCTCAGCTGGGACAGACACACGGACACGGCAGAGAGGCTGACCCCTCAGGGTTGCACCCACAGCCTACAGGAGGAAAACACGACCCCAGGGACAGATGTCCCAGGAACACACAAACTCCGAAACCTCGCCTGGAAAAGCAGGCCCGGGAGCCGAATCAGGTGACAACGCTGCTCACCGGCCCCGCACAGCCCATCCGGAGGGACCCGAGTCCACCCACCCCTCAAGCTGAGAACACAAGTGTCCACAAAGCCTTGACTCTCTCAGATAAGGACCCGGATAGACGCCACTCGGCAACTGCGCCCCCCGTGACCTAGATGGACCCGGTAGTTTCCTCTACGTGAGCGACCACCACCCCAGAATGAGGAAAGAGAAGCTCCATTTCCAAGCTGTCCCAAACCACAAAACCCTCCAGGAGCAGCTGTCCGCAGGAAGGCAGGGCACCCGTGGGCAGGAACTGTGAAGTCACATTAAAAAGATACAAGACGTCCTTGGAAAGCCGAGGCACGTCCCCACCTGGAGGCTCTCACGCTGCCTGATCCTCTAAAACACGCCACACGGCTCCGACTGGAATCACGTCCACGTCGGAGGATAAGCAACTCAGCAAAGCAGACAGGAAACAGCACGGGGACCGCCCTCGGGGAACGCTGTAGGCCCCACAGACGCTGGCGTCGAGGGTGGCCCGAAGGCCCTCCTCGTGGTCGGCGGGAGGTCCCTCTTCTGTGGGCCGCTCCCCAGGGGCCCCGCTGAGGTAGGTCCAGGGAAAACCACTGGGACAAGTCCCCCGGGTTTGGTCGCCACCCTTCCTTCTGGCCTGAGACCCTGAGTTCTGCACACTCTTCTACGTTTAGACGAGAATAACCAAACCCGCCCACTGGATGAGGCCTGGCCTGCTCCACTGGTGCCTAAGACGGCCAGGGGCCAACAAGCCATGCCAGGCCGATGGGCATCCTCACCGTCGGGCAGCAGCAAGGCCCTGTTCACCCATGGAGAGGCGGCTCAGAGACACCGGACCACTCAGACACGCCCTGTGCCCCCATGGCTTCCCAGACACTCACGAAGGCACAACCGGGACCCTGCACAAGAGGCGGACTCCACTGCAGGCCCAAGCGCACACCCCACCTCCCCGCGGACTGTAACACCTGCCGCAAGCAGCTAGGAGGCAGCTAAGCAGTCAGCGTGTTTAAACTCCTCCTTCCCAGGGACTGCCGTGGGGAGGCAGCGGGGGAGGCTGCGGTGCAGCCTCCTGCAGCAGCCCCGGGTGCCCCCGCCTCCTGCTAACAAGGTCAGCCTTCAGCAGGCAGCACCTGAGCGTGGGGCGGCCTCCTGGCTCGACGGACGTAGGTgggcatgaccttgggcaaggccgACAGCCCGCGGAGTCCGCCGCCTGCCCACTGCCCCCATCAACTCACAATTGCGACTTGTTGGTGTTGGGTCCCGAGTTGGCCATGCTGAGCACCCCGCGGCCCGTGTGCGAGAGGTTGGGCCGGAACTCGTCTCTGAAGGGCTTCCCCCAGCATGACTCCCCGCCTGGAAGAGAGGCCAGGGCAGCAGGATGACCGTGACCCAGGTAGCCCAGAAACCTCGCTGCCCCAGGGCCCCCACCCTCAGctgcccaggagccccagctGCCCGGGAGCCCCAGCCACAGGCCCTCAGGGTAAACTCCACATGAGAGACGGTGGGCTGGCCCAAGCGGCCAGCAGGCTGGGGGGCTTTGGAGG contains:
- the YPEL1 gene encoding protein yippee-like 1 isoform X1, with the protein product MFRRFFCWRAQQSCSSSRASPELSQECPAMVKMTKSKTFQAYLPNCHRTYSCVHCRAHLANHDELISKSFQGSQGRAYLFNSVVNVGCGPAEERVLLTGLHAVADIYCENCKTTLGWKYEHAFESSQKYKEGKFIIELAHMIKDNGWE
- the YPEL1 gene encoding protein yippee-like 1 codes for the protein MVKMTKSKTFQAYLPNCHRTYSCVHCRAHLANHDELISKSFQGSQGRAYLFNSVVNVGCGPAEERVLLTGLHAVADIYCENCKTTLGWKYEHAFESSQKYKEGKFIIELAHMIKDNGWE